CACATCTTGAATTTGTAGATAAATAATATTTTTTTGTGGTCGAGACTCTGAATATTTGAGGTGGTCGCCGATAGCCAGAGCATTAACAGGCGGATGAAGATAGACGGGCAGACCTGTTTTTTCTGTCAGCATCTCGCCGATAGCCAGTTGGTGAACATGGTAGTCAGGCAACCTATAAATAACCCCAGAATAAGAGTCTAAGAGGCCATCTAATAAGATACTGATCGCCGTGACTCTTTCTAAGTGAGCTCCGTTCTCTTCGAAAAACAGGCCAATCAGTTCCGATAAACGATCACTAAATTGTTGATTACCTTTGACATCAAAAGGATATCGTTGTTCTGTGAGGGGTTTAGCATTAATTTCTTTTAACGAAATAACAGCATGTTGCTGTTCAATTCGAATGGCTAAAAATTGCCAGCCTTCACTTTCAATGACTAACCCAACAGCTGGGCGTCCCCTTAACCCTAATACTGGAAATTCACGTTCCTGTATCAAGTGAGCATCCATCAATTCACGGGTAATTTTGGTGATACTCGCAGGGGCCAATTGAGACTGTTTTGATAACGCAATACGGGAAATAGGACCATGCTGTGCAATAATTCGGTACACAAGCCCAGTATTTAATTGCTTTATTTGGTCGGTATTTCCCGTTTGGTTTATCATCTTAACACTCAGAAATCGTTGTAAATTATGATTGATTATGCCTGATATAAATGAAAACTCGGCTACATTTACATATAAAACGTGATGAAAATCTCGTTAATCATTTCAAATTCTACGCCTTATACGCCCACAATACCTATATACCCACAATATTATGCAGCAGTAACTCAGTCAGTTTTTTAGCCGCAGCAGGTGGCGTTCGTCGCGTATTGTAGACCAACCAGACTTCTGAAGTAGCTTGAATATTCGCGAGTTTTAGATACCTCACGCCGTCAATCTTCATTCGTGTAAAGGATTCGGTGATGATAGAAATTCCCATTCCAGCAGAAACTAAGCCTAGAATGGTCATAGCTTCGCCTGCTTCTTGGGAAATCGTAGGAACCACCCCTTTGGAGGCTAATAATTGATTGATCTCATCATATAGTGCCGTTCCCACTTCTCGCTCAAAGAAAACTAACGGATAAGCCGCAAGCTGCTTAATATCGATGCCACTTTCTTCGAAAGCCAGTAAAGGATGCCCTTCATAAACCGCAACCATGAAAGGCTCTCTAAATAATAATTGATAGTCCAATTGTTCAGGTAATATTGTATTGCGCATGATGCCAATGTCTATGCGCCCGGTCACTAAAGGCGGGATTTGCTGCTTCGTATTCATTTGATGCATATGAATAGAAACATCGGGGTACGCTTCTCGGTATTGGCGCAGGCTCATGGTGACTTTGTGCATAAATGGCGTTGTTGACGTAAAACCAATAGACAGTTCACCAAGTTCCCCTTTTTCCATCCGAGCCGCCTTGGTCGCTGCAGCGTCGACCTGCCCTAAAATTTGGTAAGCTTCTTTTAGAAACATGGTACCAGCTGGGGTTAAGGCGACATTGCGGTTATTGCGTTCTAATAATTTAGCATTAACCATTTCTTCAAGAGCTTGAATTTGCAGGCTTAATGGCGGTTGAGACATGTGCAAGCGCTCAGCCGCACGCCCAAAATGTAACTCTTCGGCAACAGCAATAAAATAACGTAGGTGGCGTAATTCTATATTCATGACCCAATGCCCACTGAATTGATATATTTAAAGTATCATTATCTATAATTAATATATTAGACAAAAAAATAGAAAGTTTCTATTCTTTGATCGAAATCAAGTCCGTTTAGTCGTCAAGGAATTTACATGGAACAGCAGTCAAATAGCCTCTCAACGAGCCAATCTCTACAAGGAAAACAAACCAAAACCTTGACCAATACAGATCCGAAAAAACATTATATTCAACGGGACGATGCACTGTATTTGCGTGTAACTCTGTCATTCTTTACTGTGGGTTTTGCAACATTTGCGTTGCTGTACTTTGTACAACCTATTTTGCCAATGTTGTCAGCGGACTTTAATATTTCTCCGGCGACTGCCAGTTTATCACTCTCTTTAAGTACGGGATTGATGGCATTGGGGCTACTGATCACCGGCCCTATTTCCGATGCAATTGGTCGTAAAAATGTGATGGTCATTTCCCTGACTTGTGCTGCACTTTTTACATTAATGAGCTCAATAATGGAAAGTTGGCAAGGGATTTTGATCGCCCGTGCATTAGTGGGGTTATCTCTTAGCGGTGTAGCGGCCGTCGCCATGACCTATTTGAGCGAAGAAATTCATCCGAGCTATGTTGCTCTGTCAATGGGCTTATATATCAGTGGTAACTCTATTGGGGGAATGAGCGGACGTTTAATGACCGGGGTAATTGCCGACTTTTATTCATGGCGAGTTGCGGTTGTTATTTTAGGTTCATTGGCATTGTTGGCGGCGATTGGATTTTGGCGTTTATTACCACCGTCCCAACACTTTCGTGCAAGCTCTCTTAAACCTAAAAACCTTTGGGTTAACTTACATTTACACCTACGTGATACGGGGTTGCCCTGGTTATTTGTTGAGGGTTTCATCTTGATGGGCGGTTTCGTCACCATGTATAACTACATTGGATACCGCTTACTTGAATCGCCTTATAATTTTAGTCAGTCTATAGTGGGATTTTTATCTGTTATTTATTTAACAGGAACTTACAGTGCGACTAAAACAGGGAGCTTAACCCAGAAACATGGCTTTGGGCGAATTTTAATTGCTGCCATTGCGATGATGTTAATCGGCGTCATTTTGACGTTACACAGCAATATTTGGGTCATTTTACTAGGCATGACAGTATTGACCGCAGGATTCTTCGCCGGTCATTCCGTTGCAAGTAGCTGGGTCGGACGCCGCGCTAAAAGGGCAAGAGGACAAGCATCTTCACTCTATTTGTTTAGCTACTATGCGGGTTCCAGTATTGCCGGTACATTGGGCGGCTTTTTCTGGTCGGCATATGGTTGGAATGGCGTGGCGTTATTTATTGCGGCTCTTCTACTGGCAGGTGTAGGTATCGCTTATAAGTTAAAAACAAAATGTTAGTAGCTTATAAATTACCAAGTAATCCAATAAGTTAACTGGTACTAAAGATTAGAATTCACATCCTCATCATGGTTAATAGAAAATATACAAATTAATCAATGATGAGGATCTTCAATGAAAAGAATATTATCTTTATTACTCTGCTATAGCGTCTTTGCCCTGCCTCATGGCTATATCGAGTATCCCGCAAGCCGAGCCTACCTGTGTCAAGTACAAACCAATAAAAACTGTGGTGCTATTCAGTATGAACCTCAATCTGTAGAAGGGTTGAAAGGCTTCCCGCAAAAAGGCCCTGAGGACGGTAAAATTGCCAGTGCAGGTATTGCGGCTTTTTCGCCTATCGATGTTCAGCTGCCATTTCGTTGGACTCGAGTGTTAATAGAAAAACCTAATTTTGATTTGTTCTGGCGTTTAACAAAAATCCATAAAACAACTAAATGGGAATATTTTATTACACGAAAAGATTGGAACCCAAGTGAACCACTAACCCGATCGCAATTTGAATTAACACCATTTTGCAAATACGAAAAAGTAGAGACGCCGGCGAGTTTAGTACAACACAATTGCAGGCTCCCCCAAAATTATCAAGGCTACCATGTTGTTTTAGGTGTTTGGACCATAGATGATACGGCCAATGCATTTTATCAAGTTATTGATATAGAAGTAGATTATAAGAAATAACAGCAAGAAAAATCCATGAAGGGATAGTATAATAACCTACCTCGCTATCCCTTAATTTCCTGATTAAGCTAGTTGATAAACACGGATGTTAATGTTAGTTTTGTTTTATAAACAACAGAATGTTGTAACTAAATATGGGATTGAATAAATCAAATGTCCAAACAACAGTTAATTAGCTCATTCAATCTATTAGAGTCGAATATTAATCTGCTATGCCAATTGCTTCAGGCGCAAAAAGACGTCAATGCAGCTGTATTTAGTTTACCGGAAACCCTTAAAGGGGACGAAAACAATGAAGTCAATTCTATCTTTGTGGATAAACATACGGGACACGACGCAATCACCCAAACAATAGAGCTATTTAAGCTTTTGTTTATTCATAAAAAATCAGAATTGGTTAGCAATAAAACCGCGATACGTTTACCTGGAGCTATTTGTTTAGCCCCCTCTTATGCTGAATATAAACAATTTCAGCAGTTAATCTCCGATATCAACCGATTAAAAATAGACATTAAGCAGATAGTGACCAATGTTGATGAGGCTCATCGTTTTGAATTCATAAGAGAAAGTTTGCATGGGTTACTTACTCTGAATACCTATCGAACTCTCACCTCTGTTGTCGACCCTGATACCATTCGCTTTGGTTGGGCAAATAAGAAAGTGATCAACAAAGTGACTCAAGAAGAGATGCTCAACCGTTTACAAGCTAGTTTAGAAAGCGGAAGAACACCGGCTCATTTACAGCGCGAACACTGGCAATTGCAGTTAGAAACTGAGATCCAGTTAATTCGCTCCCTCCCCCATGATTGCATTCTAAAAACACAGCGACCGGTAAAAGTTCAACCAATCGCTCGAGTTTGGGACAAAGAAACACAGAAACAGACTCAATATCCTTGCGCAACGCCAATATTGGTTTTTGCTGTCGATAAAGCATTGAGTGATATAAAACTGGGAGAGTTGGCGGATTATCATCAAGATAATATCGCACTGCGTAATCGCCCAAAAGCAAAGCCAGTTGAATTACTGATACCGCGCTTAAATCTGTATATAGAGCGATAAAAAAAGCCCCTGCTCTATTTCTAGTACAGGGGCTGAAAACCTTATCTTAGATAAAGATAATTACGATTTCATGCTGCCAACCATATCTTCTGGACGAACCCATTCATCAAATTGAGCTTCAGTTAAGTAGTTCAATTTCAGAGCAGATTCTTTCAGAGTCAGGCCTTCTTTGTGCGCTTTTTTCGCAATTTCAGCTGATTTGTCGTAGCCGATATGGGTATTTAGCGCAGTTACCAGCATCAGAGATTCGTGCAGTAATTTCTCAATACGCTCACGGTTTGGTTCGATACCTTCCGCACAGTGTTCGTTGAAGCTACGCATACCATCAGCTAATAAGCGGATAGATTGTAAGAAATTATCGATAACCATTGGACGGAATACGTTCAATTCAAAGTTACCCGAAGCACCACCAATGTTCACCGCCACATCGTTACCCATCACTTGAGCGCACAGCATGGTTAACGCTTCACACTGAGTTGGGTTAACTTTACCGGGCATGATTGAGCTGCCTGGTTCGTTTTCAGGAATCGAGATTTCGCCGATACCACAACGAGGACCTGATGCTAACCACCTAACATCGTTAGCAATCTTCATTAAAGAAGCTGCTAAGCCTTTTAATGCACCGTGTGCGTGAACTAATGCGTCACACGTTGCTAATGCTTCAAATTTATTCGGTGAAGTCACAAACGGTTGACCCGTTAACTCTGCAATTTTCTTCGCAACACGAACCGCATATTCAGGGTGAGTATTTAACCCTGTACCGACAGCAGTACCACCTAATGCAAGCTCGCAAACATGCGGTACTGCATTTTCAATATGTTTTTCATTGTGGGCTAACATCGCGGCCCAGCCTGAAATTTCCTGGCCCAATGTTAATGGCGTTGCATCTTGTAAATGCGTACGACCGATCTTAACAATGTCTTTGAATTCTTTTGCTTTCGCATCGAGGGTTTTATGCAGAACTTTCAGTTCTGGCAGCAAATGTTCACGCATCGCGACAACGGCCGCTACGTGCATTGCTGTTGGGAAGACGTCATTAGAGCTTTGGCTCTTGTTAACATCGTCATTTGGGTGGATCAGACGGTCGTTACCGCGCTGTCCGCCGAGGATTTCGCTACCACGGTTAGCAAGTACCTCATTCATGTTCATGTTACTTTGAGTACCAGAACCAGTTTGCCAGATAGCGAGAGGGAATTCTGTTGGATGCTTGCCAGCAAGGACTTCGTCTGCCGCAGCGATAATCGCATCACCGCGATCTTTTGGCAGTAAACCTAAATCCATGTTCACGCTTGCAGCTGCTTTTTTAGTGACGGCTAATGCGTGGATCAGAGCAACAGGCATTTTCTCTACAGAGATACGGAAATGTTCTAAAGAACGCTGCGTTTGCGCGCCCCACAAGTGGTCAGCAGGTACTTCAATTGGTCCCATTGAGTCTTTTTCAATGCGAGTGGCTGCCATTACTAGCTCCTTAGGTACATATTCAGAATAATTAATTTTAGAATCATCTGCTTGCAGGTAAGCAAATAACCGAGCAGTATAATGCCACAAATTGAATTTCAATTATGAGACTTGGTCGAGCTTATTGTGCTGTAGTAAAAAGGAAATTAGTTGATTTTTGCAAAAAGAGAGTTTTGATATGCTAAAAATGATAAACCAAATCCAACACTATGATTGGGGAAGTAAAACTGCCCTCAATGAACTGTATGGTTATCCTAATCCAGATAATTTACCTATGGCTGAACTTTGGATGGGCGCTCACCCCAAAGCCAGTTCTGAGGTCATATCCCCCTTAACACATCAGAAAATCTCGTTAAACGCATTCATTAAAGAAAATCCAGAGAAAATACTGAGTAAACATATTGCCGAGCGCTTTGGCCGCCTGCCTTATTTATTTAAAGTGTTGTGTGCAGCTCAGCCTCTATCTGTTCAGGTTCATCCAAATAAACATGACGCAGAAATAGGATTTGCTAAAGAAAATGCGCAAGGGATCCCTGTAGATTCTCCTATACGTAATTATAAAGATGATAATCATAAACCAG
The Providencia alcalifaciens DNA segment above includes these coding regions:
- a CDS encoding ROK family protein; this translates as MINQTGNTDQIKQLNTGLVYRIIAQHGPISRIALSKQSQLAPASITKITRELMDAHLIQEREFPVLGLRGRPAVGLVIESEGWQFLAIRIEQQHAVISLKEINAKPLTEQRYPFDVKGNQQFSDRLSELIGLFFEENGAHLERVTAISILLDGLLDSYSGVIYRLPDYHVHQLAIGEMLTEKTGLPVYLHPPVNALAIGDHLKYSESRPQKNIIYLQIQDVVNIAVLNHGYSLDSITRQPILFAHTQTDSERPQSCYCGGKGCLETKISIPAIVQQARELLAGYPESILHKGSVDINAISRGAIENDPLCVLLLDTTAKRLAYPLAMMINLFGTELILVNSPLTNEQNYWLTRLQYFISLHGNPLYCNKLILDKSIISIKESETALIQNALYDGSLLLQLLQG
- a CDS encoding LysR family transcriptional regulator — encoded protein: MNIELRHLRYFIAVAEELHFGRAAERLHMSQPPLSLQIQALEEMVNAKLLERNNRNVALTPAGTMFLKEAYQILGQVDAAATKAARMEKGELGELSIGFTSTTPFMHKVTMSLRQYREAYPDVSIHMHQMNTKQQIPPLVTGRIDIGIMRNTILPEQLDYQLLFREPFMVAVYEGHPLLAFEESGIDIKQLAAYPLVFFEREVGTALYDEINQLLASKGVVPTISQEAGEAMTILGLVSAGMGISIITESFTRMKIDGVRYLKLANIQATSEVWLVYNTRRTPPAAAKKLTELLLHNIVGI
- a CDS encoding MFS transporter, with translation MEQQSNSLSTSQSLQGKQTKTLTNTDPKKHYIQRDDALYLRVTLSFFTVGFATFALLYFVQPILPMLSADFNISPATASLSLSLSTGLMALGLLITGPISDAIGRKNVMVISLTCAALFTLMSSIMESWQGILIARALVGLSLSGVAAVAMTYLSEEIHPSYVALSMGLYISGNSIGGMSGRLMTGVIADFYSWRVAVVILGSLALLAAIGFWRLLPPSQHFRASSLKPKNLWVNLHLHLRDTGLPWLFVEGFILMGGFVTMYNYIGYRLLESPYNFSQSIVGFLSVIYLTGTYSATKTGSLTQKHGFGRILIAAIAMMLIGVILTLHSNIWVILLGMTVLTAGFFAGHSVASSWVGRRAKRARGQASSLYLFSYYAGSSIAGTLGGFFWSAYGWNGVALFIAALLLAGVGIAYKLKTKC
- a CDS encoding lytic polysaccharide monooxygenase; its protein translation is MKRILSLLLCYSVFALPHGYIEYPASRAYLCQVQTNKNCGAIQYEPQSVEGLKGFPQKGPEDGKIASAGIAAFSPIDVQLPFRWTRVLIEKPNFDLFWRLTKIHKTTKWEYFITRKDWNPSEPLTRSQFELTPFCKYEKVETPASLVQHNCRLPQNYQGYHVVLGVWTIDDTANAFYQVIDIEVDYKK
- the tus gene encoding DNA replication terminus site-binding protein, which translates into the protein MSKQQLISSFNLLESNINLLCQLLQAQKDVNAAVFSLPETLKGDENNEVNSIFVDKHTGHDAITQTIELFKLLFIHKKSELVSNKTAIRLPGAICLAPSYAEYKQFQQLISDINRLKIDIKQIVTNVDEAHRFEFIRESLHGLLTLNTYRTLTSVVDPDTIRFGWANKKVINKVTQEEMLNRLQASLESGRTPAHLQREHWQLQLETEIQLIRSLPHDCILKTQRPVKVQPIARVWDKETQKQTQYPCATPILVFAVDKALSDIKLGELADYHQDNIALRNRPKAKPVELLIPRLNLYIER
- the fumC gene encoding class II fumarate hydratase, yielding MAATRIEKDSMGPIEVPADHLWGAQTQRSLEHFRISVEKMPVALIHALAVTKKAAASVNMDLGLLPKDRGDAIIAAADEVLAGKHPTEFPLAIWQTGSGTQSNMNMNEVLANRGSEILGGQRGNDRLIHPNDDVNKSQSSNDVFPTAMHVAAVVAMREHLLPELKVLHKTLDAKAKEFKDIVKIGRTHLQDATPLTLGQEISGWAAMLAHNEKHIENAVPHVCELALGGTAVGTGLNTHPEYAVRVAKKIAELTGQPFVTSPNKFEALATCDALVHAHGALKGLAASLMKIANDVRWLASGPRCGIGEISIPENEPGSSIMPGKVNPTQCEALTMLCAQVMGNDVAVNIGGASGNFELNVFRPMVIDNFLQSIRLLADGMRSFNEHCAEGIEPNRERIEKLLHESLMLVTALNTHIGYDKSAEIAKKAHKEGLTLKESALKLNYLTEAQFDEWVRPEDMVGSMKS